A single window of Athene noctua chromosome 1, bAthNoc1.hap1.1, whole genome shotgun sequence DNA harbors:
- the KCNRG gene encoding potassium channel regulatory protein, which produces MSNREVVVLSVGGVRYVTRASTLQQFPESRLARMLNNDDQEFKLVNGQFFVDRDGTLFSYIMDFLRTLQVSLPTDFSDYQRLQREAEFYGLYPLADLLSQEHLLKPRLEILEVRFSLQEMQAFFRIFGSCSTTVETLAEQITVFTGQQSGQSWNSPFPSQKPLVPLPLERPSHHDVVFQCGTDYSAGDQFVARYVSIKPDNRKLINGTNVLGLLLDTLLEDGFRLISTRTVSSEEKVECYIFERMKRPAGLTVTVNQTPGSSGVAQAKRSQVQKGK; this is translated from the exons ATGAGTAACCGAGAGGTGGTGGTTCTGAGCGTGGGAGGTGTGAGATATGTAACCCGGGCTTCTACCTTGCAGCAGTTCCCTGAGTCCAGGCTAGCACGGATGTTGAACAATGATGACCAGGAATTTAAACTGGTGAATGGACAGTTTTTTGTGGACAGAGATGGAACTTTGTTTAGTTACATCATGGACTTCTTGAGGACTCTTCAGGTCTCCTTACCTACTGATTTCTCAGACTATCAGAGGCTGCAGAGAGAAGCAGAATTCTATGGGCTCTACCCTCTGGCTGACCTCCTGAGCCAGGAACACTTGCTGAAGCCAAGGCTGGAGATCTTGGAAGTGCGTTTTTCTCTCCAAGAGATGCAGGCCTTTTTCCGGATCTTTGGTTCTTGCAGTACCACTGTTGAGACACTAGCTGAACAGATCACTGTGTTTACCGGGCAGCAGTCGGGACAGAGCTGGAACAGCCCTTTTCCTTCTCAGAAACCACTCGTTCCACTTCCTTTGGAAAGGCCTTCCCATCACGACGTGGTTTTTCAGTGTGGTACTGACTACTCTGCTGGTGACCAGTTTGTGGCCAG gtaTGTTTCCATAAAGCCTGATAATAGAAAGCTGATTAACGGTACTAATGTGCTAGGCCTGCTGCTTGACACTTTACTGGAAGATGGATTTCGCCTCATAAGCACCAGGACAGTCTCGAGTGAAGAAAAAGTTGAATGCTACATTTTTGAAAGGATGAAGAGGCCAGCAGGCCTTACTGTCACGGTGAACCAAaccccagggagctctggggtaGCACAGGCAAAGAGAAGTCAAGtgcagaaagggaaataa